One window from the genome of Sardina pilchardus chromosome 12, fSarPil1.1, whole genome shotgun sequence encodes:
- the rd3 gene encoding protein RD3 — MASWFGWGGSEPQYRSPRREPSEVVTDTLMLELSWQLKECERLQRERDSEYRRLKTGVDYSWLVSAPRSSFDISPGERHALEELCAKVQPAHCGAVILRFRQVLEENEPEVPEVSGLFRSVLLESLERMREEEEAQRLSQQWNSRQRAVSMSLLNFRSRVRINPFGSTTRLTSTANGGPGDAYEPEVKTVSEDVERGLGAVPGTRPEGTGRAPRVCSMPDFRHQGLNGHVG; from the exons ATGGCGTCGTGGTTTGGCTGGGGGGGCAGCGAGCCGCAGTACCGGAGCCCCCGGCGGGAGCCCTCGGAGGTGGTGACGGACACGCTGATGCTGGAGCTCAGCTGGCAGCTGAAGGAGTGCGAGAGGCTACAGCGCGAGCGCGACAGCGAGTACCGGCGCCTCAAGACCGGCGTGGACTACAGCTGGCTGGTCAGCGCGCCCCGCAGCAGCTTCGACATCAGCCCTGGCGAGCGCCACGCCCTCGAGGAGCTGTGCGCCAAGGTGCAGCCGGCGCACTGTGGCGCTGTCATACTCCG GTTCCGCCAGGTTCTGGAGGAGAACGAGCCGGAGGTCCCGGAGGTGTCGGGCCTGTTCCGCTCGGTGCTGCTGGAGTCGCTGGAGCGCatgcgggaggaggaggaggcccagcGTCTCTCCCAGCAGTGGAACAGCCGCCAGCGCGCCGTCAGCATGTCCCTGCTCAACTTCCGCAGCCGCGTCCGCATCAACCCGTTCGGCAGCACCACGCGCCTCACCTCCACGGCCAACGGGGGCCCCGGCGACGCCTACGAGCCCGAGGTCAAGACTGTGTCCGAGGACGTGGAGAGGGGGCTCGGGGCGGTGCCGGGGACGAGGCCTGAAGGAACTGGACGAGCCCCTCGTGTGTGCAGCATGCCTGACTTCAGGCACCAGGGATTAAATGGCCATGTCGGGTGA